The following are encoded together in the Daucus carota subsp. sativus chromosome 5, DH1 v3.0, whole genome shotgun sequence genome:
- the LOC108220412 gene encoding probable auxin efflux carrier component 1b, with product MITLSDFYHVLTAVVPLYVAMILAYGSVKWWKIFTPAQCSGINRFVALFAVPLLSFHFISTNNPYTMNFRFIAADTLQKLIVLGVLTIWSRVSARGCLEWSITLFSLSTLPNTLVMGIPLLKGMYGEASGSLMVQIVVLQCIIWYTLMLFLFEYRGARLLIAEQFPDNAAMISSFRVDTDVLSLDGKEPLETEAEVGDDGKIHVTVRKSTSSRSEIFSRMSHGPHSGVSLTPRPSNLTNAEIYSLQSSRNPTPRGSSFNHNDIYSVINVKNASNVSPRQSNYGNVGLDEESGAGGYGNHTKGNAGYPAPPSAGIFSPLAGPGAKKKANGADGGKDLHMFVWSSSASPVSEGGIHVFRGGEYGNGLNGIHNAKDYDEYRRDEFSFGNKQVQNGVEREGPMLSKLGSSSTTELHPKSMANMENKPTAMPPASVITRLILIMVWRKLIRNPNTYSSLIGLTWSLVSYKWDVEMPAIIAKSIAILSDAGLGMAMFSLGLFMALQPKIIACGNSVATFAMAVRFITGPAVMAASSIAVGLRGVLLHIAIVQAALPQGIVPFVFAKEYNVHPDILSTGVIFGMLIALPITLVYYILLMV from the exons ATGATCACTCTCTCAGATTTTTACCATGTTTTAACTGCTGTTGTTCCACTATATGTTGCTATGATCTTAGCTTATGGCTCTGTGAAATGGTGGAAAATCTTTACCCCTGCTCAATGTTCAGGTATCAACAGATTTGTAGCTCTCTTTGCTGTGCCTTTActctcatttcattttatatCTACCAACAATCCTTATACTATGAACTTTAGATTCATAGCAGCTGATACTCTGCAGAAGTTGATAGTTTTAGGTGTTTTAACTATTTGGTCAAGAGTGAGTGCTAGAGGGTGTCTTGAATGGTCTATTACTCTTTTTTCACTATCCACACTGCCTAATACTCTTGTTATGGGGATCCCTTTACTGAAAGGTATGTATGGTGAGGCCTCTGGGAGTCTTATGGTTCAGATTGTTGTGTTGCAGTGTATAATCTGGTATACATTGATGCTTTTTTTGTTTGAGTATAGAGGTGCTAGGCTTTTGATTGCTGAGCAGTTTCCAGATAATGCTGCTATGATTTCATCCTTTAGGGTGGACACTGATGTGCTCTCTTTAGATGGTAAGGAGCCTCTGGAAACCGAGGCTGAGGTCGGGGATGATGGCAAGATTCATGTCACTGTTAGGAAATCCACTAGTTCCAGGTCTGAAATTTTTTCCAGGATGTCACATGGGCCTCATTCGGGTGTTTCTTTGACACCTAGGCCTTCGAATTTGACTAATGCTGAGATTTATTCACTTCAGTCGTCGAGGAATCCTACACCTAGGGGTTCTAGTTTTAATCATAATGATATATATTCTGTGATTAATGTAAAGAATGCTAGTAATGTGAGTCCTAGGCAGTCAAATTATGGTAATGTGGGGTTAGATGAGGAGAGTGGAGCAGGGGGATATGGTAATCATACCAAGGGGAATGCTGGGTATCCTGCACCTCCTAGTGCTGGGATTTTTTCTCCTCTTGCCGGGCCTGGAGCAAAGAAGAAGGCCAATGGGGCTGATGGTGGTAAAGATCTTCATATGTTTGTCTGGAGCTCGAGTGCTTCACCGGTTTCTGAAGGAGGGATTCATGTTTTCAGAGGAGGAGAGTATGGTAATGGCCTTAATGGGATTCATAATGCTAAAG ATTATGATGAATATCGGCGAGACGAATTCAGCTTTGGAAACAAACAAGTTCAGAATGGAGTTGAACGGGAAGGGCCTATGCTGTCTAAGCTTGGTTCAAGCTCTACAACTGAGTTGCATCCCAAGTCCATGGCCAATATGGAAAACAAGCCCACTGCCATGCCGCCCGCTAGTGTCATCACTAGACTCATTCTAATTATGGTGTGGCGAAAACTAATTAGGAATCCCAACACATACTCTAGCCTCATTGGTCTTACCTGGTCTTTGGTATCGTACAA ATGGGATGTTGAAATGCCTGCCATAATTGCAAAATCAATTGCAATTCTATCTGATGCCGGCCTTGGAATGGCGATGTTTAGTCTTG GTCTATTTATGGCATTACAGCCAAAAATCATTGCATGTGGGAACTCGGTGGCTACCTTTGCTATGGCTGTTCGGTTCATCACAGGTCCTGCAGTTATGGCTGCTTCCTCCATTGCTGTTGGTTTGAGAGGAGTTCTGTTGCATATTGCCATTGTTCAG
- the LOC108222184 gene encoding uncharacterized protein LOC108222184 has translation MANKSDKVSQLLEPWSDLKGKVVFITGASSGFGWDFSINLARAGCKLIVAARRVDRLDALCHLINNNFESTTSNAPLAVPVELDITSDPPVIEAAVQNAWTAFGNIDVLINNAGVRGGTKTTLDLSNDEWNRVFKINTNGAWLCSKYIGSRMRDAGKGGSIINISSIDGLNRIKGTGRLAYGTSKAALHAMTTQMAQELGTHNIRVNAIAPSIFRSEITKGLYEKKWLKNVFDAQVPLPFYFDAQVDPSLTELVRYLIHPASKYVTGNIFIVDGGNTLAGVPIWSSL, from the exons ATGGCAAATAAGTCAGACAAGGTCTCTCAATTGTTAGAGCCATGGTCTGATCTCAAAGGGAAGGTAGTGTTTATTACGGGTGCATCATCAGGGTTCGGCTGGGATTTCAGCATTAACCTTGCTAGGGCTGGCTGCAAGCTCATTGTTGCTGCTAGACGAGTTGATCGACTTGATGCACTTTGCCACCTCATTAACAACAACTTCGAATCCACCACATCGAATGCTCCTCTGGCAGTGCCCGTCGAGCTCGATATCACATCGGATCCTCCCGTCATTGAGGCAGCTGTACAAAATGCTTGGACGGCCTTTGGCAATATTGATGTTTTAATCAACAATGCTGGAGTTAGAG GTGGCACAAAAACAACACTAGATTTAAGCAACGATGAGTGGAATAGGGTATTCAAGATCAATACAAATGGAGCTTGGTTATGTTCAAAATACATCGGCTCACGTATGCGAGATGCTGGTAAAGGCGGATCAATCATCAACATTTCAAGTATAGACGGATTAAACAGGATCAAAGGCACGGGACGCCTTGCCTATGGCACGTCTAAAGCAGCATTGCACGCTATGACAACCCAAATGGCACAAGAACTTGGGACACACAACATAAGAGTAAATGCTATAGCGCCATCCATATTCCGATCAGAAATTACAAAGGGACTTTATGAGAAGAAATGGCTCAAGAATGTGTTCGATGCACAGGTTCCACTTCCATTTTATTTTGATGCTCAAGTAGACCCGTCACTGACAGAATTGGTCCGATATTTGATTCACCCCGCATCAAAATATGTGACGGGCAACATTTTTATAGTAGACGGTGGCAATACACTTGCTGGTGTTCCCATCTGGTCTTCCCTCTAA
- the LOC108223429 gene encoding uncharacterized protein LOC108223429 isoform X1 codes for MRGGALKAVINRFSSSISPRFLRFRDVSASTCFHQMDGSNSCFASAQIDETLGEASETTYVNGLLPKKFSNQARRSLVNFHDTSNISRHYSSYYKDHTVKHKLLGTIPGFVKIWEVGPRDGLQNEKEIVPTAVKVELIKMLVSSGLHIVEATSFVSPKWVPQLADAKDVIQAIQNVEGARFPVLAPNLKGFEAAVAAGAKEVAVFASASESFSRSNINCSIEDSLARFREVALAAQKLSIPVRGYVSCVVGCPEEGAVPPSKVAYVAKELLSMGCMEISLGDTIGVGTPGTVVRMLEEVVNVVPKEKLAVHFHDTYGQALSNILVSLQMGISTVDSSVSGLGGCPYAKSATGNVATEDVVYMLDGLGVKTNVDLRKLILAGNFISKHLGRPSSSKTAIALSKTLVNVSKL; via the exons ATGCGAGGAGGAGCTCTTAAGGCAGTAATTAACAGATTCTCCAGCTCGATTTCTCCTCGCTTTCTTCGGTTTCGGGACGTATCAGCATCCACGTGTTTCCATCAAATGGATGGATCAAATAGTTGCTTTGCTTCAGCTCAAAT TGATGAGACTTTAGGAGAAGCATCTGAAACTACATATGTGAACGGTTTGTTACCAAAAAAGTTCTCAAATCAAGCACGCAGATCGTTGGTCAATTTTCACGATACGTCAAATATATCAAGGCATTACAGCTCCTACTACAAAGATCATACAGTAAAGCATAAG TTACTAGGAACCATTCCTGGATTTGTAAAAATATGGGAAGTCGGTCCAAGGGATGGGTTGCAAAACGAGAAAGAGATTGTGCCCACTGCTGTGAAGGTTGAGTTGATAAAGATGCTAGTTTCTTCCGGGCTGCATATTGTTGAGGCTACTAGTTTTGTCTCTCCAAAATGGGTACCTCAG CTAGCAGATGCAAAGGATGTAATTCAGGCAATTCAAAACGTTGAAGGTGCTCGATTCCCCGTTTTAGCTCCTAATCTCAAA GGTTTTGAGGCAGCTGTTGCTGCTGGAGCTAAAGAGGTGGCTGTATTTGCTTCAGCGTCCGAGTCCTTCTCGCGATCAAACATAAATTGTAGCATTGAGGATAGTCTTGCTCGTTTCCGCGAGGTTGCTCTTGCTGCGCAGAAACTTTCTATTCCAGTCCGGGG ATATGTATCCTGTGTTGTCGGGTGTCCGGAGGAAGGAGCAGTACCACCTTCAAAAGTGGCCTATGTGGCTAAAGAACTTCTGAGTATGGGCTGTATGGAAATTTCCCTTGGTGATACAATTGGCGTTGGGACCCCTG GAACTGTTGTTCGAATGCTGGAAGAAGTTGTTAATGTTGTGCCCAAAGAGAAACTTGCTGTTCATTTCCATGACACATATGGGCAAGCTCTTTCTAACATTCTTGTGTCCCTTCAA ATGGGGATCAGCACGGTCGATTCTTCTGTATCAGGACTTGGGGGTTGTCCATATGCGAAAAGTGCAACTGGAAATGTTGCCACAGAGGATGTTGTTTATATGCTTGATGGATTAGGAGTGAAGACCAATGTTGACCTAAGAAAGCTGATATTGGCCGGAAATTTCATCTCTAAACATCTTGGAAGACCATCTAGTTCCAAAACTGCAATTGCCTTGAGCAAGACTTTGGTAAACGTATCAAAGCTTTAA
- the LOC108223429 gene encoding hydroxymethylglutaryl-CoA lyase, mitochondrial isoform X2 gives MDQIVALLQLKCGDETLGEASETTYVNGLLPKKFSNQARRSLVNFHDTSNISRHYSSYYKDHTVKHKLLGTIPGFVKIWEVGPRDGLQNEKEIVPTAVKVELIKMLVSSGLHIVEATSFVSPKWVPQLADAKDVIQAIQNVEGARFPVLAPNLKGFEAAVAAGAKEVAVFASASESFSRSNINCSIEDSLARFREVALAAQKLSIPVRGYVSCVVGCPEEGAVPPSKVAYVAKELLSMGCMEISLGDTIGVGTPGTVVRMLEEVVNVVPKEKLAVHFHDTYGQALSNILVSLQMGISTVDSSVSGLGGCPYAKSATGNVATEDVVYMLDGLGVKTNVDLRKLILAGNFISKHLGRPSSSKTAIALSKTLVNVSKL, from the exons ATGGATCAAATAGTTGCTTTGCTTCAGCTCAAATGTGG TGATGAGACTTTAGGAGAAGCATCTGAAACTACATATGTGAACGGTTTGTTACCAAAAAAGTTCTCAAATCAAGCACGCAGATCGTTGGTCAATTTTCACGATACGTCAAATATATCAAGGCATTACAGCTCCTACTACAAAGATCATACAGTAAAGCATAAG TTACTAGGAACCATTCCTGGATTTGTAAAAATATGGGAAGTCGGTCCAAGGGATGGGTTGCAAAACGAGAAAGAGATTGTGCCCACTGCTGTGAAGGTTGAGTTGATAAAGATGCTAGTTTCTTCCGGGCTGCATATTGTTGAGGCTACTAGTTTTGTCTCTCCAAAATGGGTACCTCAG CTAGCAGATGCAAAGGATGTAATTCAGGCAATTCAAAACGTTGAAGGTGCTCGATTCCCCGTTTTAGCTCCTAATCTCAAA GGTTTTGAGGCAGCTGTTGCTGCTGGAGCTAAAGAGGTGGCTGTATTTGCTTCAGCGTCCGAGTCCTTCTCGCGATCAAACATAAATTGTAGCATTGAGGATAGTCTTGCTCGTTTCCGCGAGGTTGCTCTTGCTGCGCAGAAACTTTCTATTCCAGTCCGGGG ATATGTATCCTGTGTTGTCGGGTGTCCGGAGGAAGGAGCAGTACCACCTTCAAAAGTGGCCTATGTGGCTAAAGAACTTCTGAGTATGGGCTGTATGGAAATTTCCCTTGGTGATACAATTGGCGTTGGGACCCCTG GAACTGTTGTTCGAATGCTGGAAGAAGTTGTTAATGTTGTGCCCAAAGAGAAACTTGCTGTTCATTTCCATGACACATATGGGCAAGCTCTTTCTAACATTCTTGTGTCCCTTCAA ATGGGGATCAGCACGGTCGATTCTTCTGTATCAGGACTTGGGGGTTGTCCATATGCGAAAAGTGCAACTGGAAATGTTGCCACAGAGGATGTTGTTTATATGCTTGATGGATTAGGAGTGAAGACCAATGTTGACCTAAGAAAGCTGATATTGGCCGGAAATTTCATCTCTAAACATCTTGGAAGACCATCTAGTTCCAAAACTGCAATTGCCTTGAGCAAGACTTTGGTAAACGTATCAAAGCTTTAA